In the genome of Astatotilapia calliptera chromosome 18, fAstCal1.2, whole genome shotgun sequence, the window ACATACTAACTTTAATTACACAACACAGAGATTGACAGTTATCCAATATACAGCAAGTAAAGGAAAACatttccaaaaacaaacaaaacttaaagTTTTGGAACAGGTTAGACCAATCTCACATCTAATAAACTGGAAGACCTTGGCTTCCATGATATCATTTTCTCTCTAGAAAGAGTACGACTTCTGACTTGTGTGAGTTTTCATGTGGCGCAACAATGAACAactaaaaccaaacattttCCCGCATGCTTTACAATGATATGGCTTCTCACCAGTGTGAACTCTCATGTGCTTCCTTACATCACTACTGTATGCAAACATTTTCCCACATGCTTTACAAGCATATGGCTTCTCTCCCGTGTGCGTTCTCATGTGGCTCGATAAAGAACTTGTACttgcaaacattttcaaacaggtTTTACAAGGAAATGGTTTCTCACCAGTGTGAACTCTCATGTGCTTCAGTAAATCACCACTCCATGCAAACATTTTGTTGCATGTTTTACAAGGATATGGTTTCTCACCAGTATGGATTCTATAATGTCTTTTGATTTCATAATTCTGCTTAAAGGCTTttccacaaacatcacatttgaAAGCCCTTTTGCTTGTGTCAGAGTGATTCTCTGATGTAGGTGAATCATCTGCAttcttgtgacttttttttctatttctagtTGATCCTGAATCTACAGTCTTGCTTCTTTCCTGAGACTGTCTTTCAGTTACATCAGAGCTGTGAGAGAGAAGTTGATCCCAGCTGACTGGGTCTGGTTTGCTGTGGTCACTTTCCTTATGAATAAAAGTCACCATAAAGGTATCCGTCTCCTCCTTCA includes:
- the LOC113010302 gene encoding zinc finger protein 664-like; translated protein: MPSVQYLREFINERLTAAAEQIFLEFEKTIVQYEEEIDRQRRLLDITWKPQIKLHRTDVPQQHVSSEEEVLPEQQLCNQERSSSVEQEEPEPPKIKEEEEELCSSQEGEQLGLKEETDTFMVTFIHKESDHSKPDPVSWDQLLSHSSDVTERQSQERSKTVDSGSTRNRKKSHKNADDSPTSENHSDTSKRAFKCDVCGKAFKQNYEIKRHYRIHTGEKPYPCKTCNKMFAWSGDLLKHMRVHTGEKPFPCKTCLKMFASTSSLSSHMRTHTGEKPYACKACGKMFAYSSDVRKHMRVHTGEKPYHCKACGKMFGFSCSLLRHMKTHTSQKSYSF